A single genomic interval of Notamacropus eugenii isolate mMacEug1 chromosome 2 unlocalized genomic scaffold, mMacEug1.pri_v2 SUPER_2_unloc_1, whole genome shotgun sequence harbors:
- the LOC140516917 gene encoding vomeronasal type-1 receptor 3-like yields the protein MDMIIAHLTLANIMTLITRGIPDTMVYFGVKNILDDVGCKMVMYFYRVGRGLSIGTTCLLSIFQAITISPMYSRWAWLKPRVSKFILPYFFCIWIINMLIYIRVIDSLQASENFTIYKQGYSMKYCTTKPNGNHTLPNLFMIATTARDVFFLTLMSLASGYMVVFLYRHKKNIQHIRNTSLSSRTSYEARATQTILLLVGFYVIFYWIGCCLIIYLTYSPKKDMVLGSIGSVLNACYPVLCPFILASSDSQAPRLTCIRSKNPVQSPELKSSLIGQFIPYSTSPLRHSK from the coding sequence ATGGATATGATTATTGCCCATCTAACACTAGCTAACATTATGACACTTATCACTAGAGGAATTCCTGATACTATGGTCTACTTCGGAGTGAAAAATATTCTGGATGATGTTGGGTGTAAGATGGTCATGTATTTCTACAGGGTGGGCCGGGGGCTTTCTATTGGTACAACCTGTCTCCTGAGCATATTCCAAGCCATCACTATCAGTCCCATGTATTCAAGATGGGCATGGCTAAAACCTAGAGTAAGCAAATTTATACTTCCTTACTTTTTTTGTATCTGGATCATCAACATGTTGATTTACATCCGCGTCATTGACTCTCTTCAAGCCAGTGAAAATTTcactatatacaaacaaggtTATTCCATGAAATACTGCACCACCAAACCAAATGGTAATCACACGCTTCCAAATTTATTTATGATAGCCACAACAGCCCGAGATGTCTTCTTTCTCACCCTAATGAGTTTGGCCAGTGGTTACATGGTGGTGTTTCTTTACAGACATAAAAAGAATATTCAACACATTCGTAATACCAGCCTCTCCTCTAGGACTTCCTATGAGGCTAGGGCTACCCAAACTATCCTGTTATTGGTGGGCTTTTATGTTATATTTTACTGGATTGGTTGCTGCCTTATAATATATTTAACTTATTCCCCTAAGAAAGATATGGTGTTGGGTAGTATTGGTTCTGTGCTAAATGCTTGCTACCCTGTTCTCTGTCCTTTCATCTTGGCCAGTAGTGACTCCCAGGCCCCTAGGCTAACCTGCATCCGCAGTAAAAATCCAGTCCAAAGTCCTGAGTTGAAAAGTTCACTGATTGGACAGTTCATTCCATATTCTACTTCTCCATTAAGACATTCTAAGTGA